GGGCAGGTCCACCTCCAGAGCACACGGCTGTCCAGGCCGGGGAGCTCAGCAGCCCGCGCCCCAGCCCTTCTCCAGCCACCTCCTGACGTTTCTTTCACTGGATGCTTGGATGCAGTTTCCAGGTTCCATAATTGGCCCTGCACTGCGTACGCAGCCAGCGGGACCCCGGCAGgcctgcacagccctgctaGGAGGAATCTGGCCCTTTGCATGTTTGGACTTGCACCTTAGCACTAAAGGCGGCCAAACAAGAGACGGTATCAGAGCGTACAAAACCCCTCTCGGGcaaattcataaataaatacatttgcatatTCTCTCACCATTTGTAAATGGCTGGAAAATCTTACGTGAttcctccccacacacacttgCAAATACGTTTCTTTCTGTCACCTCCCCTATTTATTCAAcctggatttctgttttctaaacgCGCACTCAAAttgttttttcaagttttaactttaatatttttctcattaattttcaCGCTTAAGTGCATACCACTTGGAGACgtttctactttttaaatacatcacttcatattttgcaaaacactgaaCACTCTAGACTTAAAGTTTGGAATTCTTTAGAATACACTTCTTCATTGAAACACATTCAGTTTCTACCTGACACTGCTTCATTCTTCACATTAAATGCTGCTAAGGAGACCTTTCTTTCTGAGAGAAGAATCCCATTAACAGGTCTCTgcacaacaggaaaagaagggtCCAGGCAATTACTGCCCCTGTGATTTTTGCAGGAAATAATTATGTAGCTCAGGTCTTTAAATTAATGGAAAGATTAAAAACCCTCCTGCTTGAAGACAGCATAAATAAGCCACACTGTTACACATCAAAACTGTTTTAGCGCTGTCATTCCGCATATTCTAAACTATGAAAGTTTTTACCACCGAAATAGTATCACGTTGgataaaatcattttaaaaaactcttcTGTCCTTGGCAGAGAACAGCACATCATCTGGCAGCACGCCTTTCACACCAGGCACACGATCAGCAGTAACACACCAAAGAAACGCagccacccccccccgccccgccgcccgtcCCTGTTTAAAGCAGGAGACGGCTGCaccgcgccgccggccccccTTTCTCGTAGTAACTCACTCGAACACCAAGGTCCGTGAAAAAGCCGCTGTTGTAAGCTTTCCGCACACCTTCCGGGCTCGCTGAGCTTCAAACAGCCGTGCTGCGGCAGCcctcgctcccctcctccccctccaacATTCCCAAACCCATCCACCTCCCCAAACCCCCGTGCCCCTTCTCAAAGGCGAATCGTTTCCAGCCGGCTGCGCGCCCTTACCGTAATTAGAACCAAGCCGTCTAATTTACATAACGCGGATCCTCACCCGCCGCCGGCATCGGCACATCGGGCTGTAGCTTGCCCTGCCAGGGCCGAAACCGGCCCCGAGCATCCCCATCGCCATCCCCATCGCCATCCCCCGGCCCAGCCTTACCCGCACCCCCCTgcggcgggcagcgctgcccgtACCGGCAGGCAGGCGAGGCAGGACATCTCTCCCGAGCTCGGACATGGACAAAACTCTGCCGGTTTCCGTTGCTACCGGAGCTACTTGTAGCCTGCGAAGGTACCGGGCAGGGCCCTGCCCAGGGGGAGGCACGGAGGTGGGGTCAGGACAACGAACCCGAAACTCTGGCGTCAGGGGAGAAGCATTTCTCTCTGAGCTCCGTCTGCTCAGGCtaagggagggggggaagaaaaaaaccaagccccGCAAACACGGGGCAGCACGCAGTACAAGCCGCCTCCCCGCAAATCACGCTGACGGCCGGGAGTTCGCTGCCAGCCAAGGTCTTCAAGGCACAGGAACGGCTCGCAGGACAGAGGCGTAGAATCATTTTGGTTGGAAGAGACCCTTAAGAGCATCGAGTCCAACCACAAACCTAACACGCAGCCACGTACCAGGAACACAGCCACGTGAAGCGTGAGAACAGAGAGACTGGGAAAGAGTCTAATTCTGGAATTTCTTCTGCAATTTCAAGAAGCGAGATTATAATTTAGCGTTTTTCTCCCTAAGGGTCACATAAGGACTCGCATCTTAACCATATCTGATAGTAGCGTAAAATACACAAGACcccaacaaaatgaaaaacacagtttCCCGGCTCTTACCTTATAGCCACACCTGAACCCTATGGCAGAGATGCTGCAAGAATGGCCAGAACTGCTATTTTATTTAGgagcaataaaaacattttgggggtggggggggaagacaTCTGGTATACAGCAATTTACCTGCCCCGTATGCTGTCTGAGGTGAGGTTTGAGGTAACAGCAGCAGGCTCTCCgtttttcacagtttttattCTTCAGGGCTTTCTTTGCTCTCCAGCTTGTAAACAAGAGCTTGCCAGGCAGGAAAATACACCAGGAAAGCTGAAAGTGATAGTAACAAGCCTAGCGAACTCAGCTTTCCACACCAAGGCAAGAGGAAGAACAGCCAATATAAGACCCCAGTTTCctagtttttaaaacagaaaatatttggaacaAACTTTCTCCCTTctgaaaaaagggaagggagataACTCCTGCAATCCTGCCTGCATGTTTATGAAGAGGAGGggagtcaaaaaaaaaaaaggcaaacaaaaagcccaactAGTTCTACCtactcatttacattttttcactgaatcTTTCTAGATACCTATAGTATCTAAAATGCACCTGACTGTAGTATTGTATAACTTCACATTATACCTAAATTAAGCTAACTATAAGATGCTCTCAAAGCAGCAGGTCACTACCTCCAACTTCCTTCCTTAACAAAGAGCACATACCAGGCTGCCCCACAACTTTATACCGAGCGTGCAGCTGGGGAACGGGTCATTCAGCTCGCAGGCCAGGTGAAAACTGTTCCACCAACACACGGCCAAAGGCCGAaaggcaaaggaggaaaaggcaaaaccCACCCCCGCTAGCAGGAGCCCTCAGACTGGATTAAATGTACTCTGAAACTTGACCTGGGAGCCGCATTTTATGGATGCGTGCATAGCACCTCCCTGTAACAGAAATAGCACGTGCAAACAAATGACAGTTCTGTTCGTTAACTTCAGAACTTTTATTTCTATAGAAATTTAACTATAGTAAAAGACTATCTCATCCAGGTTCCACATGGGCAGTCATATGTGTAAGTATGCACAAAACTTTCCCTATAATGGCTTTTCAAAGACCTATGTGAAATAGGTCAATGTCACAGATTTCACTCTTTGCAGATAGTACATACCAAAACCTTAACTCTTATATTTTTGCTATACGCCTATTAGATGCTATCCAGCCTAGAAATAACGCAAAGGGAGGTGTCCCTCTATTGAAGGGCCCCTCCAGGCACCTTGCTCTGCTACCTACGgtagctgttttctgcagctgatgTTTCTTTTCCGAGAATGAACtatctttattcttttaaagaacatCTGATTACAACAAGGAGAAACCTACTAGTTTTCCATGTGATATTTGCTTAGCAGGTAAAATTGTAAGTAAGTGCCATACTTTAGCATTGAATATCTACATTCTTCCCCAACCATCACATGGATGATGAAAAGTAATGTGTGAATGAGTTGTGAACTAAACCCTTGATACAAAAGAGCTCTAAGAAGGCACTCCAGAAGCATGTACCCTCACGTCAGTAAAACTGAAGAGGTTTTGACAAAGATACCGCACCAGTATCCAAATGGCCACCAGCAGGctagcagcaaaggaaaaactgggCTCGCTTTCAGCGGCTGAGTGAGGCTGTCACGTTGCTCTTTGCTAATCATTTGTTTTCACAACAGGACGAAGTAAAACTTTTCTCACACTGCTGCCTATTAAGCCACTAAACTCATGTACTAACTGAACCAACTAACTGATTACCCTGTCAAGAACATTTATTAATTCTAGCTGTACAAAGTGTCCGCAAGGTCACTTCTCCTCAGTGTTATTACACGGTCAGTTTACAGCAATGCCACGTAAGATAACACGAAGGTAACATGCCCAAAGGAACGGCAGCAGGAGCTCTGAAACGTACTGCGATTCCAGCTTGGCACTGCCTTCCTCTGCATCCTCTAAGAAGCCATTATGTTTATCTTTATCGCTGTATCATTGTACAGCAAACTCCATACTCAGACCAAGCTGCTTCATCTATCAGCTAATATTTTGTCACACTTGAAAGagttacttatttttattgacATATAAATAGTACAATAAACCAGAGATGAGTTTCACTTTTGGTCAGAATATCCTAATCCAACATAGAATGCATGAGAGATTAAAATGTTTAGTAAAATGATACTTCCATAAATCTAGAATTTGTTTTCATAGATCTAGAAACTCTGTGTAGAAGAACTAAATTGACTATTGGATCATCTATAGCTAGATCTTTTAGCAACAAAGAACAGATACCTATTGTGAACAATGGAAGTGTAGCTATGATATACATTAACTTTAGGCACCATTATAATATAATTTTTGTAAAGTGGGAATCCAGTACTTTAGACACAGGTGCCTTAGTGAAGCAGCCAGAGGCAGAggcaatgtttttcttatttttagttgACTCACTACTGTGCCCCTGGCAGGAGAATAAAACATAATATTATTATGCCACTGGATAAATCCACAGCCTATGCCTGGTCCCCTTAGCTCTAGAAGGATACAGCAGAAGGCAGTCTTTTTTAGCTAAGGCAGAGAGAGGCCACAGACAGCGATTACGAAAACAAAGGGGTGGGTGACCCGTCTTGCCGCAGCCCCCTGAGCCAGCCACCCACTGCCTTTGCAGCAGCCGACAGCACTCCACGGGGCGCAGTTCAGAGTCCGGTTGTCTTCAGGTACAGAGAAAGGGGGAGACATCCCTGGAGGAGGGGTACGTCTCTTCTGAGCACTCCTTGCTGCCAGGTACACCGCAAagctcttctccttccccttctcaccTTCCTCACCGGAGTCAACCACCAGGGAACGAGCTTTCCTCGTCCTGATGCTTTGGGGACCTCGGTGGGCAcgtaaacaaagaaaaaggccCTCTTGGGCATATCCTCCTCGTGCAGGTTTTTCCCTCGCCTGAGGAACTGAGACAATTGTAACGTGTAAGTTTTGCGTTATTTTAGGTTCTAAAACCTGATTGCCATGGAAAAAACACAGCGTTTCACCGTCTCTCTCAAGTCCATCATCACCGCTGCTGGCTTCTTACCTACCTGTTACAGCAATATCCTGCAGACGCCAAACAATATTTGAGATGCAGTCACGATCGTGGCTGTGTGCCTAGCTGTGTAGATCTGTTTCGGGTCCTTACAAAACTAGCATTATCCTAGTGCTTGAATGGTTCGTGATGTTTAATATATTCATCCTCAGAGCACCCCTATAAGGTAAGGGACATACCAGTGTACTCTGCCAACTCCCTCTCATGGGGCCAGTTTCCATTGTTCACCTGTTAAATTCTCAAACAAGATCTTCACACTGCCCCTgatgcaaacagcagcaatgctCTCTTATAATCTTCTTTAAATCCCTAAAACTCTGCTCTTCTATGATGCCGACAAATACAAGATAACTGTTCGTATGCTAAGTCCCTTCTCTTGTCCTATATTTAGATTACAAACTCTCTGGGCAGTTTAGTCCGTATTTATGCAGCACACAGGAAAATGGGCTCCTGGTCCACGAGGGAAATTTCTAGGTTCtataaataatgataataaagtGATGGTAAActaaaacataaagaaaacaaatgatacATGCAAAACTGCATAGGTAGTAGGAGCAgtctgcaagaaaaaaggaattcatAAACTCTCCATCAGTGCCTCAGCTTATGTCTATGCATAGCATGTTCCAGTTCTTTTCCAAGCTCTTCAAGAAGGCTGACCTTTCAGCTAGGAAAATAAGTCTTCCATGGGTCAATTACAAATACGATAAACGGGAAAAATCTCATCCACTGTGTCCGTGAAAAGCAGCTCAAACGGCAGGTATGACTACACAGGCCACGGAGACTGCTGTAACGATCAGGTACAAGGCGGCAGTTCGGAACAGAGACGCAAACGGAGCCCGGTCTTCTGGCTAGCATCAGTTTAAGGGACTGCTGATGTTATCGTCAAGGAGATAAAAATGGGCTGACTTGAGCACAGGCTGCTATCATCagcgattaaaaaaaaaatctctgttttacCCTGTAGTCATAAAATCAGTGGTACATAGATTTTTAGCTCTGATTCTGTCTTGTCAAACAATGACATATGTATATACGCATtggttctttaaaataatttgtctgaTCTTTTTGGTTTATGGCAGGAAGAAGCTATCAGAAgtaacatttcttctttctaaatTGTTAGAAATCGCTACAGCTCACATCTGTGCAGCAGACACGTAACTCAGCTGTTACTCTGCTAGCTAAGTTTCTGCAACATTAGTAATGGACCCTGCAGAGAGCACCTGATACTTCTTATATTTCAAAGTCCACTGAATCAGCTCAGTGAGCCAAAATGAACACACTTTGTTTATCAGGGCATAACAGCTATAGCTGTGATTAATGCTTTTGCTCCCTTGTGGAAACAAGCAAACGTCAACGTCATTATCTAGCTACAGGGCAAAGCTACATGGTCTTCAGCTCTGTTttacaggaatttaaaaattattgttagTTTGTGGTCGTACAGACTAGGTACACACTCAGTgcttcccagggaaaaaaaggaaaatatagtTTCTGCTGCAACAATCTAATGATTAATAATAGAgagaataaatataaaacatgagACTATCAAACAATCTAATAATGGTCTGGATTTTAAAGAGATATGATGAAACTAATCTCCTTGGACATTGTGTTTTACTCAACAGATCTTTAACATCTTAAATGCTTGTGCACATGTATTTGCAACTACCTACCAGTGTAGGTATGCCAGAATCTTCACTTAAATATAGCTGCAATTTATAACTTCTCAGCAAACGTGTCCAAGTGTTGAGAAACCTGAAGTCCAGTAAAAAGTCACAGTTTGGATGATAAACCAGCTTTGGCAGCGAGTGTGGCTTACAGGgctccctctttcctctttcattccctcccccagctcccGACTCCCCCGCAAGTCACTAGGCTTCAGTTCTGCACGTAGGGATTGTTGTGACCGTGCTGGATCAGTAATCCGTTCAGGGGAACTgggtttcagaggaaaaaatcaaCAGCAACATAAACtccagttttcttcctctttattacaggctgctgcagagcgAAGGAAGTCCAGTTTGTTAGAAGCTGCTCAAGAACTGCCTAAAGTTACAAACACATTCATGGGAAGACTCTAAGGCTTCAGTAATGTTAAGAATCCCTGCATTCCTGCAGCCACTCTCAGAGCACTTCAGCTCCTATTTATGCACTGAAAATGATCACATTTTCTAAAGGGTCAAGTAGTCAACATGCCATACTCAAATCAACTGACCTATTAAACATTTCTACAGGTCTAGACCAACCAGTTactaaaaatgtgaaaacttaGCCAGAAGACCCTTTGAAAGCCTCCACAGCCTCTAACCCAGTCAGACACCAGGATGAAGGGAAAATAAGCAAGATCTAACCTTCTGCTACCCCAAAGCGTCACAGGATGCTAATCAGCATTACGCTTCACCACGAGATGAGAAGCAGTTGTGTTGACGGCCCTCCAGCCATCACTACGGCAGCTCCCAGCCTTGGCCAACAGAGCACGAGGCAGTTTGCATTAGGTTTCTCCCTGTCATTACAGCCAGTGAAGGTGCCCAATATATCGGTTCAAGTTGGATATATTTGGACTTTGATTTCTCCGCTCAGATTTCCAACAAGACGGCTAATAAATGTGGATGAGTTTTACGATCAGGCCACTAGACCATGCAAAAGAGCGGAATATATCTAGGTTTAAATCTACGGTTAAAAATCTCCATGTCCTTTCACCTGTTTCATGAACTTTTCAGTCTACTTaagtaaaattttcaaatgctaCATGTTTAAGAATACCCTCTTCAATGCagtgtatatataaaaacatgtaGGAGTATTTTGGCACTCACCATACAGAATAATAGGTAAGGATTTCCTGTGCCTTTAGCGTCCAGAAGTACCACTCATGTCCTCTTGAGCCCTGAATTATTCAAGATAGGTTTAATTGTTCTCATCTTGTCCGGTGGTTTCAATAAGGTAAAGCAAATACTCACTTTTTGTTGGATTATTTTCCTACCATTTCAGCTCCCTGACTGGACCCACCACAAGATCTAACGACATCAAAAATCAGTGCAAAGGAGAGAGCAGGAATGCACATTTGGTTTGTGGAAGAGGGCAGGGTTAAAGGGCAGCTTAAATTGTCATGGAACAGCAGAAACTGTAGTTATGTGTGTTTGAAACTAATGTAAAGTGGGACTAATTCAAACCCGcaagggagggagcagctgagCTTGTTTGGTGCAAGCATGCCTGACAgaaggatatatttttaaaataaatcaaagtacAGATCACCTTGTCCAAAGCAGTTTAAACATAGCTGACCTTAGAAGTGACAGTATGCCCCTCTTATCATAATcaaatcagctttaaaaaatctAGCAGAAAAGGTTATATTGTTTCATATTATAGATTGTTATCTGAATTAACCTTCCACTCCAAATCAAAGAATGCCAGACTGACATTTCTGTAAGTTAATTAAACGCTCTCTGAACAAGCAATCCTTACTCAGAAGCCTTACAGTGTGAAAGTTAGATTATGGGTGACATTTCACTAGATTATTGATAGCATAGCtctaattaaaaacaactatcatgaaaacatattttttccctgtattttcctaattaaacaaaactaaacccCATCCCTTTAGTTATGTTCAGCTACAAgagtttctgaatatttctgatGCCATCGATATTACTCCATTTGGAGTCTTTTGGAGCACACTCCACAGATCTCTGATCCTGACTGAAAAAGCACTCTGCTTTTTGGATGCCTCACCTCAGACTGGAGGTAAATATGCGCTGTGTGCTGGAATGAAAACGAATCTGATGGTACTATAGTCACAGTTACCTCTCTCTCAAGTGGATGTTACTGTCTACAGAGAAGTGAAGTGTGAGAAAtacattaacagaaaatgaaaaacagttcctttctttttttattagcttATTATTGCTAAGAGCAATAATATTTAGCTTTATCTATATTTCTGCAAACAAACATGGATTTAGTTAGACTAGCCAATACTAACTTGtctccccagctccctctggaGGCTGGCACTCACTCTTGTTTTGTAATTTACCATGTGAAAAAGGTTAACGCTCAGGATAAggattttgtttataaaatgctttcatgGGCAAAGGCTCTCGCCTAAATGCAAACAAGCATGTGGTTtcagcagccagctgcagatctttctctttggtttctAATCAGAAAGAAACCTCCCTCCCATTCCACAGCTGCAACATATATAAGGGATCGGGCTCAggcactctttttttccttgaatatttTAGGGGAGGCATTTTTTTTGGCTGCAACCCCAAAGAGCATGGAGGGTACTTGGagaatttgtgtttgtttctattGCTGTCTTCATTGGCTTGCTTCTAGCATCCAGTGTTCCCCCCGCTCCAGTCGTGCGGTCTCTGACAAGACCTCTGGGTTACTGGTAGCTCCCGAGGACAACGCCAGTGAGCTCAACCCGTTGTTGCGGCTGCCAAAAGGTGTGAGACGTGGATatgccctcctgcctccccttctCAAGGTGCTGTCTGACCGGGGACACCAGCACTGGGAAAGCGAGGTCCCCAGGCTACGGCCAGACTCCAGAGCCCTTCGGTACATGAAGAGGCTATATAAGATGGCTGCTACCAAGGAGGGAATCCCAAAGGCTAACAAAAGCCACCTCTATAACACCGTTCGACTCTTCACTCCATGTTCTGAATGCGAGCACCACCACAGGGACCTAATGAAAGGTAGGTGTGGGGTGACCTGAGCTGCAAAGGTTAAATGGGGGTTTTCCATGTGTTCTGTGCTTACAgcataatataaaaatatcttctttctttagAGTGGTTGCTATTTTAATCCTGATGGCTCTTCTCTTAAACTGTAGGAGTTTTTCATAACCTACTTCTCCTTGAATAGCATTAGACATAGACTTCTCCACAGTTTGGGAAATGCCACACAAATGGTACTATGTTGAAGAAGATACCGATGTTTCAGGCTGACTCATCTTATTGTGAGTCGGAGAAAACTCTACAATCAGTTCTAAGTAAATtatgaaaagtggaaaaaatggtTAGACATAATGGGCATCACgtttccttctcctgcccatctcggttttgctgttttcaaggccatgaaaacacagcactgtaatGAGACTTGTAACAAGCGGCCAGAATCCCATCGCAAGGTGACTTTTCTCCTTGCCTTGTACGTTTGCTAGGGAAAAATCATGACCCAAACGTGTGAATATCCTGAAGGGAAGAGTAGAACTACTTGTAAATCAGGCTCAGGACTGAAAAACCAGGATGGCTGGGCACTTTGTAACTTAGTGtgctttcattgttttcttaaatgtggGCTGgtcacagcaacagcagctacAAATCCTTGGCCTTTAATTCTACTCGTGTGACTGCTGACAAGTGATCTGAGCTCTCCTGACTTGGATTTTTTCACTTAGAAAGACAGATAACCTTAAACACGAACATCATACTTGTGCACAGTACCAGCACTTTGAGACTGAAGTTCAGTTAAGAAGTCTTCACTatggaaaaatcaaatgaacaaacaaaaatcaatgtttATGACTAAAACTTCCTGGCGTAGTATAATCTACTGATTCAGAAACATACTCACAACTAACAGTTAATCTTGTGATTATATATCCTAAATGTAGTAATCATTAAAGTAGCAGCCCAAATCTGAACCAGCTTCCTACAATTATTGAGGCTAttcaaattcattattttagaaaaaaatcattaatataGGAAATATAAGTTTATCAAGGTCTACAGAGCCGTCATCTGATTTCTTATTATTTGGCCTACGTAAGTTTGAAGAGATCACTTAATGCATTTGTGTGGTCAAAAATGAACAATTTctaatttacagtaaaaatacagcGGTgagtagtaaaaaaaaagcaatatattaaaCATATGCTATGTCCACATCTGGAAAACAGGCCAGGAAACGGGTTCGTCAATCTCAAAATAAGATGGAAATTGGAACAAATTCAAAGAATGCCAGAAAATTCTTAACATCAGGGGAAAAATGAGTAGTGTATCTTACAGCAGGGGTGAATGAGACAGAAATGTACATTCAGAATAACTTGGAAGCTCTGGTTCTGTTTCAcgaaagaaaagcaaagtgacaCTCATGAAagaatgataatttttttttggtgctaataaataaatttctgcCTTGCTGTTACTCAGAGAATAACTAGAGTTAATGCTAAAAAGCTCTGAAAGCATTCACTTTAAAACTTTAGCTATTTCATTTCATGGCTTGCATAATCTGGAGTGTCTAGTTCCCGTTTCCCTGTATCAACACTGAAAAGACAACTGCTAGCTTCCTCctgtactgttttttttttttaatgaaatgaatcCTAATACCTCTTAAAATCATGggttttcttgggtttgttgTCGTTTCTTAACTTTTAAATCTTATGTCCCTGACCAAAGTAGAAATTCCATATAACAAAAGTAAGGGAGGGCATCTAAATtggtttcttctgctgctgaatcATTTCTACTTACCCACTATGTGGTAGTACTTATGTCTAGGTGGAAAATTAAGATGCACTAACTCTACAagattttgtttcccttctcaGGAGACGTTCACTCGGTGGATTTACTCTTCAACCTGGATCGCGTTACTGCTCTAGAGCACTTACTCAAGTCTGTCTTGCTCTATTCCTTTGACACATCAgttcccatttcttcttccattaCGTGCATGTGCCATTTATCTGTTAAGGAGCATGATTTTTCTAGCCAAGTATGTCCCAGCGATTCACACTCGATAGCTTTTAGCCTGCACTTTGAAGTTAGAAAACGCAAGTGGGTTGAGATTGATGTGacttcttttctccagcctCTAATTGCTACTAACAGGAGGAATATTCATATGGCTGTGAACGTCACTTGTCTGATGGGTGATCCACAACAGAACACTAAACTGGAAAATCCCATTAATGTGGCACTGGTTcccccttctcttcttctttatCTGAATGATACCAGTGAGCAAGCTTATCACAGGTGGAACTCACTTagacacagaaggaaaaacccAGTGCGGCCCAGGCAAAGGAACAGTCCCCGTGCTGATCCCACGGGTGACACAGGGAAAGAGAATTCGCAGGGTAAGAGGGCCTCTCGACAGCGAAGAGATGAGAATCTGAAAGAAGCGCCAGCAACTCCACCTTATAATTTGAGCGAGTATTTCAAACAATTTCTGTTCCCTCAAAATGAGTGTGAGCTTCACAACTTCCGTCTAAGTTTTAGCCAACTAAAATGGGACAAATGGATAATAGCACCACACAGGTACA
This portion of the Gymnogyps californianus isolate 813 chromosome 14, ASM1813914v2, whole genome shotgun sequence genome encodes:
- the GDF9 gene encoding growth/differentiation factor 9, whose product is MEGTWRICVCFYCCLHWLASSIQCSPRSSRAVSDKTSGLLVAPEDNASELNPLLRLPKGVRRGYALLPPLLKVLSDRGHQHWESEVPRLRPDSRALRYMKRLYKMAATKEGIPKANKSHLYNTVRLFTPCSECEHHHRDLMKGDVHSVDLLFNLDRVTALEHLLKSVLLYSFDTSVPISSSITCMCHLSVKEHDFSSQVCPSDSHSIAFSLHFEVRKRKWVEIDVTSFLQPLIATNRRNIHMAVNVTCLMGDPQQNTKLENPINVALVPPSLLLYLNDTSEQAYHRWNSLRHRRKNPVRPRQRNSPRADPTGDTGKENSQGKRASRQRRDENLKEAPATPPYNLSEYFKQFLFPQNECELHNFRLSFSQLKWDKWIIAPHRYSPQYCKGDCPRVVGHRYGSPVHTMVQNIIYEKLDSSVPKPSCVPAEYSPLSVLTIEPDGSIVYKEYEDMIATKCTCR